CTTGATCTTCTTGTTCTGATTCACTATCACTCATAAAGACTGCCTTGAACAAGTCTTGCTGTTTTTCTAAGTGAATGGGTTCAGTAATGTCTTTAGGGGTGGCAGAAGTCGGTGGTTCAGTGTCTGGCTTCATTTCTGTTGAAGGTTCTTCAATGGTATTGccgtttgaaggtatttcgggAATATTCTCATTAACCTCTTGAGACGTTTCGTTGAATGTTTCTTCCCTTTTAATTCCCGGTTGTAGACTATTCTGTTCCATGTGTTTCTGGTATTCGAATATGATGTTCTTGGTTCGGGTTCTGGACTTTTCAGGTCGActgaaatgataaaattactTAGGGATTTAATTTGGATTactgtttacaaaaaaaaaacatttacccAATGACTACTTACTCAACAAATGGTTCGGGAACGTTGAACCTCTTGCACAACAGCGTATGGGGCACCCAATCGGAAGTAATCCTGGTCAACGGCCCAAACATTTTCATCCTTACAGCATCGCGCATCTGCGACGTCCCGTGCATAGTTTCAGTCTTCTCCACTACTTCCAATATATTTCCCACATCCTCATTCGTTGACGAAGACACAAATCTGTCGTTTAAGTAAGAGTTAACATCCACAGAACTCGTGGTAGCAGCGGACGTTTCTGAAGGATTTGGCACTTTCGTAACTTTCTTTGTTGATTCTTTCTTGATGGAATGGTCTACTGCGGGCTTCGAAGAAGTGTATTCCTTTTCGTAATCTTCGCCTAAATATTTGGCTCGCACCATAGGATTTATTTTGCTAGTGCTCGGAGTTTCCTCTTCAGGGAGTGGTTCGAATCGCGATCTCTTGACCTTATGTTTACCGGTAAAGCTGTGAGGTATAGTTGGCGGAAGGAATTTAATCTGATTGCGCAACACTGGATTTTCTTTCGAACGTTCAAACATGCCTAAATGCAATTTACTCTTATCTAAACTAGTTTTAGTCACATCCTTCTCAGAAGCAAGTTCAAAATCATACTTCTTCATGTCATCTTTCATATAAATATCGTCATCATCGTCTTCAAAAGCACCCACTCCAAATGCCTGCCCagatattgaaaactttttattatttctgtcAGTTACTTTAAACTGAGGTTTGTTTTCATTGGGAAAAAGACTGAACCTGGTTTTGTCTAATCCTGTATAACCCAGGCCAAATGTGTTGTCTTTGGGACGCATAAGGAAGTCCTTGTATAACTGAGGAATTTCATATTGGTTGTCTTCAGTGCTCTGCAAAAAAACGTCTGAACTTGGCATTTGACAGCCGTAGGTTTTTTGGTCAGTTATGCTTttctttttatcttttatgCGCAGATGTTTTAGCAGCATGTAGCCAATTGTTTCGTTGCCACTTGAAAGGATGTTATGCAGAACTGGTTCGCCTGGTATCGGTCCATCGGAGAAAACCTtaacgaaaaaattcaaatacataaatttattaaaaaaatattgtaaaatagataaagagttatagaaatattttaaaacttatagtgcaataaattatggaaaaaaatatgtttacctgcttcttcctttttttacTAGTACTGTAATCACTAGTTGCTCTGACCACTTGTGGGGCGATTCCATCTTGTCCCATATCTTCATCATCCATAAAATCTTCAGGTTTTTGTGTtactttttcagtttttgcagATCTGGAACTTTTAAACTCGCCAGGAAGCCAACCTTCTAGCGAGCCTACTGTATTAAAGAAACCAGCTGAAAAACCACCAGTAAAGGCGCCATGGAAACGGCGGCGTCCTTGAGCATCAGTGGCAATTTGTTCTTCAACTGTAATAGGTCGTTTTCTGGGTATTGTATCTGGAAAAcgcaaacaaaaatatagtTGAACTCTTAGTAAAGGAACGCTAAATAGATAGGTATTTAATTATTCTGTTAGGAATCGACGCTATAAGACTTGGCAATCAGTACAGCTGAACATATCTCATACCCCTACTGCTTTCTAACTTATTTGAAGCTTGCAGCAGTTTTAGCCCAACAATGCAATATTAGCAAGATCTGCAGTAAGTTTTACTAGATTTGTTTTCAGTCTTAAGGATGCCTCAAATTTTGCACCTAGTCTACCATTAAAGGTATAACTCCTCAGATATTACCTTCATCGTAAGGCTCCAGTGGTTTGCCATAAAAGCAGAAATGTTCACTTTCTTCTTCAGATtctgacattttaaagaattttaagaCCTAACATTCTAATTcggtaatggaaaaaaacatgATACGGTCCGACATTGgattttagttaatttaaaattttcaggaataaACACCGATATAAAGAATGCgatagttaattaaaaaataaaacgaaaaacagCTGATTGATGTAAACAactctttgaaaaataaaatttttgtcattttggTAATTTCGGATTTGCAAACATGAGGCGTTTTCCATCGTGCAGCGGGAGTAGTTCGGAACAGTTCCGAAGCGTGTAgtttgttttgaaaacattCCAGCACTGTTCTACGGACTTGCAATTAATCTATGCGACTGTTGCAATGAGGAAATCTCTCAAAAACGACGCTAAAACCTGCGAAACGCGTCTGGTTTAGATCGTTTTACATAATTGACTTTATTCTGTGATCTGTCACTTGGATTAAATTCTAACCTATTTCATGTTccttaatataaacaaatatttcccGCTCTTTCATTCaagtaattaagtttttttgtattaagtgagttttttacttaatttttttctcacttCAGTAGCTCTCTTATCGTGAtcgatttgattaagaaatcgGAGCGTTTCtattattgaagaaattaaataaacatggTATCAAATGACCAGAAAGTAAACCTCCCTTGGTATGTGTACTATGACCAGTTTACCCTCAAAACTAGAGTTGTAACATTTTATACTAGAGTTTCtacattaacatttttaggGTTGAAAAGTATAGACCTCGCACTTTAGAAGATCTTGTCTCACATGATGATATTATAAACACAGGTACTTAAAGTGTCCttaaatagtacaatatgtatTACTTCACTaaagttcttgaaaatttcagtttttttatacagAGCCTTTCAATAGCGTTAACCTTTGATGGCTCAAAAACTACTAGTGTTAAGCATTTAATTAAGGTATTGATCTTCTAATGGATAAAAGAACCTATTTTAACTTGGTATAGAGGTTAggcaaaatgtaatttaactAAACATTCGTGATTTTCTTGAACAATATAACTATACTTTCATTTCTAGTATACCACTTTAAACAAGGAATTGCCCATTTAATATTGTTTCAGAGGCACCTTTCTAGCCCATATCCTATGTTTACCTAACAGGAAATATGTACATACCTAGTTTAAtcaattatatacatatatatgtagaGCATGCATAACGCATACCTTCcatacttaatttaatttccagcTAAAAGACAggcaaattcaaaatcaaaaagttcTTATATCTTCCtcaatttcaatgaaattttttaaagatgatTTTctggttaaattttaaaaaacatgttagTTTTACAagttatatataattttatcagTTAGaacatcatttttaattatctgttAATTGGTTTTGATTTCGTTAACGGTGTCAtctatttcaataatttttttattttggttgATTAAAGTTGAAAGTGAAGTTTAATGTAATGTTTAGATcgtttttgttcagtttttcAACTGACTGAACCAACTGAAGACATGcgaacaatttttcaatttatgttATGACAACAAAGCTTTTGATTTAAATCacaatctaaaaaaatgtatttaaataaggaCCATTCTGTTGTATACACCATAGagctttttttaatagcaTTTCTATACTTAGCAATTTCATAGCACATGGTTAAACAACTTCTCTTAATATTTTCGGATGTAAAATGACTCCTTAAAATATGcctttttattgcatttacaccttgtatattgtaTTGGTTGAGACTATCGAGAAATCCTTGACACTAAGGGTTTTAGAGCTGACATTGGCGTACGAATTTCGtaaagtaaaaatgtaaaatataaaacccCAATCTCTTAACTTTTAGTTAGCAAATTTATCAGAGAAGACCAAGTACCACATCTTTTATTCTATGGTCCACCAGGAACTGGAAAAACGAGTACAATATTGGCATGTGCGCGACAGCTTTACACaccaaatcaattttcttcaatggtAAAAACATGACCTTTATAATCTTTCCAAATTAAGTCCTCACAATGGGACTTGTGACAGACTTGCCATAATAATTGATTTGGAGTCCTCAGAgctctcttttttttaaagtaaatcaTATGTCTCTGTTTCTGCATTATTAGGTATTAGAGTTGAATGCTTCCGACGATAGGGGTATAGGCATTGTAAGAGGGCAAATATTAACTTTTGCTAGTACTAGAACTATTTTTAAGAGTCGATTTAAATTGATTATATTAGATGAAGCTGATGCTATGACTATGGATGCTCAAAATGCTTTAAGAAGAAGTAAGATTGATTTTACAAAGTTTCCTTTTTTGAAACATATTATTctagttattgaaaaatacacTGAAAACATCAGATTCTGTATAATTTGCAACTATTTGAGCAAGATCATACCTGCGTTACAATCAAGGTGCACAAGGTTTCGATTCGGTCCTTTAGCGCCAGAACAAATAATGCCCAGATTGAATTATGTGATTGATGAAGAGAggtaagttaaatttaataaatttatgatttatcGGCAACAATCAAATATGGATAAAATCTGAGCAAAAATATGCTTTTTACTTTTCAGAGTTCAAATATCTGAAGATGGTAAGAATGCCCTAATAACTCTAGCAAAGGGCGATATGCGTAAGGTGCTTAACGTGCTTCAAAGCACTTGGTTGGCTTTCAAAGACGTCACTGAAGATACGGTTTACACTTGTGTGGGCCATCCGTTGAGGAGGGATATTGAGAATATCGTTAAATGGCTTCTAAATGATGATATAAAGACTAcgtataaaagtatttttctttcgttttctttatTAGATTTTAGTAATGATAATGAAGATATGATTTTCTAGATATCCAGGAGTTAAAAACCCTAAAAGGTTTAGCTCTGACTGACATATTAACTGAGGTGCACAACTTTGTGCTGAGAAGTGagtgtttcaaaatattgttttcattttccttattgaaatacatttttagttgaatttccattcGAAACATTGATACGACTTTTGGATAAAATGGCTGAAGTTGAGTATAGACTATCACAAGGGGCGAATGAAAATATCCAGTTAACAGGCCTAATCTCATCCCTTCAGTTCGCTAAACATATTAAGCCGCCtgaataaatttaactaataacatggtttttgcataaataaattattccatTAATATGTAAAGGTCTTTCTGTGTACCGAAAACTCCCTACTCCCTTGTTTTCCTGTGCAGCATGTATATAATATTCCAAatgcatgttttttttgtgatctatgggataaataaaaacctacGAACAGGATGGTGTCACAGTGTGGCAAAGTGCTATATCTTCCTTATTTTGTTCTACTTGACCAATTTTTCCTACGAACGCCATAAGGGCATAACAGgtgtattattaaaaaaatatttttgaccataTAGGGTGTTGTGTGAATTGTGGGcacaatttaagttttttttatggagtGCTTGTATATTATTCCACATTAGAACTCCTTGTGAAATTTTCTACAGGGGAAAGTTATATATTTCTAGAATGGCTTTAGTAAACTACCGAATTTTCTAATCTGATTATTAGTGATTCAGGAATCAGTGATGATAAATGCAATGTTGCGACGTTTACTACAGTTTCTTTTAATCATAGACTTCACAACtgcgttttaaaatttcgaaaattacaaattattccaaaaataacgattttcccttaaataatttatatttgttatctTGGAGGcatgataaaaaattcaataacagAGGTAATAATGATTATAAATAGTTCACGATAAATATTGCATACTTCCTCTTTTTAGCTCTTGTTGAACGTTCAGAATCAATATCTTCAGGTAAATTTACATTCtcaatttacttaaatttaaaacgcaGTTTTGCTGGGCACAACACCTAGCAAGTTTGCgttttgcattaatttttctaagtGTGGTTTGacaaatacaataaatactgaaaaataattattaatttaaaagttggCAAACCCAAAGTTTTATGGCTTaccgttttaaaaataatgaaaaaagttataaattgaTGTACTTCGATTGTTGTTGTTGCAACATAGTACAAAATAACTATGTATCAGTACAGTTTCGAATAAAAAGTAATACgttaaagataattaaatgTCTATCTGTGATAATGCCAGTAAGCTTTTTATGAGACGCAATTTAtaccattaatttttaatccgTATGTATTTACTCTTTTTATACTACATTCGATTGCCCGTTTTTTGTTTCcccctatttgaaaaaattcgtcTAAATACCTATTTATGATTTCAGGTATATATAGAATCGGTATTAATAGTTTGTTAATTTCCGTAtgtttatcattaaaaacgAAATAGATATTTATATCTGTTAgctctttatttttcaaatatctttccCACGATCAGGCTGTTTAAGGTCATTTTTCAAGCACCTATGTACATATTCGTGAGCTGAAAGAGTACAGGGTGGCCGTTCTTTTTTGTTGCAGGACTTTAACCAGGGATTTTACGCCCAAAAATAGTACTAGTTCGCATAGACAATATTTGCAAAACGCTTTGTCGCTGAATtacacaaaattttatttcacaagTGATTCAGTTTTTTAGATATTACATTACGATTTTGACCGTGCCCTTTTGTTTAGAATTTACAGGAATGCCATTTACAAATAGTTGTCGATTTGTACAAGGTGAAATTTTTTCGGAGGTCACGATCCTTCTTACTACCTCTAACACAGGGAGTAGCAAAGTGGTTCAATCGATGGACTGGCGGACGCCACTGACCGCCTTTACCGTTTTTTACCGTTTTCTAGCCATTGGCAAAAGTAAGAAGTGCGATGTTTCTTACAGTGGGCCTAAAATTCGACTTACATCTATTGAAATCTTGGAACTATAACAGTTACGAGGTTTGTTAAATGGGCAAGTTGTAGGAAATCATGTTAGAGACGTAACGGCCTGAACCTAATTGCTcagatttttgagaaattttcagaTAATCATAATTGAGTGTTCCAAAAATTCGTTATAAGTGCTTTATTTTAGAAGATTTCGAAATCCGTAAAACTCCTTTGAGTCGAACACGCGTGcgaagttgaaatttaaaagacAACATTTTGGTTGCCtggaaccatcatcaacttttatTGTTCTTGTGGCAGcttcattagattttttcgTTTCCAGAAGGAGTTAAACGACCTTTCTATGTGTCAGATTACGAAAAGAcgtgtaaataattttctgatgTAAAGTAACTTTATGGTAAAGTCCCGATGTACTTTCTAAagcaatggaaaatattagatCCATTAAGGTGCCCGTAGACCTATTACTACCGGTCAGAAAATCGTACTAAAACGATTCGCAAATCTTTTTGAGTAACTTATactagaaatttaaatttgatatgaaTTTTCTGTTCAGAAATATAATATCATAAAATATCATCCAGAAATTTACATCTCGCTTCCACAGCTTATAAAATCAGGGCTTTGATACGTTGGAACAAGTCTCATATTTCATTGTGACAGTGTGCATGAGTATTCACCAATTAGGGTCacagtatttttttgaaggtctgCTGGAGAATTTTCTtacaacatttattaaattgcaatGAAACGATCAATGATCTACAAGAACTGGATGTAGTAAACATTTGTCGGCATTCCACTGTAAGTTAGGGGCTTTTTTCAATTGGAAAACGGCCGTAGATTAGTGTAAAACTGTTCAAAAAGGTTCTCTTGTGTCCAGTTCTTCTAGATTATTGGTAACGACATTGTAACGTAAGAGAAACCTGTTATGACAATCTAATGAAAACTACAACAAAACGTTGCTAGCATACTGTGTtaaatgtatatttaaaatttaagttttaatttaattaattttaattttgatgaaCTTTGTGTCGAGAGCTTGTGGCAAAAATTAGTCTTATTGCGAAGCGACATATGGacagtgaaaaaaattgaccaaCATTTCAGAAGTCCAATTCTGCCTATAATATTGGGCGTTTGTTACCTAAGGCTTAGGACGTAATCgagtaattttggaaatagtACCTAATATTTATCACGTACATGTAATGAGTTTTATTGCTAGGTAAATTACTGCCTACGTAGATAAtctgaaaattaacaaaaatagtaaattttgtGGATTtagataattaataaatttaaaggaatgaTCTGCGCGTTACCTAATTGATGATTTAGCTTAATcactatttaattattaagtcaTAAGTAAACTtacttaaatatatttaatactgTTAAGTttgattataatattttatgtttttttttttaccatccgTAAACTCTGCTCAATAAAACTCTATATCAAAATGCTTATCTATCAGTTAAGatacgaaataatttttttagttgaaattcatttaaacCTCGCGAATATTTGATTGATACATATTTTTCTATCGTCTTTAAAGAACTAGCACGGTAAGAAACACATTTCCTGCAGTAAAGTGAGAAAGAAGTTAAGTTTGTATTACTGCTGTGTCCATTTCTACAAAGAGGGATtaagggagagagagagagagagagagaggtaaaatttgattataaagTATATTGCAGTATTACTTGTACTTGCCGGGCAATTATTTCTACTTAACTCTGCTAATATTGGCggttaaaaagtttataagaGCCAAAAAAATGGAAGCAAGCAGCTCGACTGCTTACGGCTTTATTCAAATGGAATTATGCCTTCAAGCACTCCATATTCTGTTAATTCCTCTAAGGCGTTGTAGTAtgcttttgaatatttaagaaTATATTAAGAATATTAAGAAGTCCTCAGAGGACGGTGATTTTAGTAAAAATCGCGATTTAGTTTTCGTCCTGTGCGCATTTTAAGACtattttgaacgaaattgtCAGCTGCGATTTTTAAAACGGAATTGCCCATTTTTCGGCGTATAATTGAATATTGACTGCTACAGCCAAACTTGACCGTTTTCGAACTATTCAAGTAggaaatgatttatttaggaaaaatcaGCTCAAAAACTGCATGCAgattatagtttttttgtaCTCTTGATGGCGTGGTACCAGAAACGGGTTGCAGGACCGCTACACCGGAGCCCCTTGAATTTTACCTTCGtcgtaaacatttttttaaattttaattttttttaataactcgGAAAGTGaatcgaatttttaaaattttaaaacgacaAGTTTGTGAATTCTTAATTGGGCAAACGAGTTCCTAGTTCATCAGCCTCCTTTCTTCTATGTTTGTACAGATCTCCACGGTTGGGCTCCCGGAAAGGCCACTCTGTATATGCACTTTATAAGGGCCATTGTCACGTACATCATCTGGTCTAGTTCGGACTGACGGGACAATGGGTTACCTTATGAGTATGAAGCTTATGTCTTAATATTAGTACCATCGTCATGGTCAATGGAATATCCTAGAAAAGATCGAAGTCCGTCACTGGATTATGCTTCGAAAAGTATCTAATATAAgacattatttctttttcgttttaatggAATAATCCCCCTCTTTTCCTCCTAGTGCCCGGCAGTTTATCGAATTAAATTGagctttttattattttttttatattccacAGTTTAACCATTGTTATCGATAACTGATCCATATGTGGAACTTTGGTTGACAAGCTAAGTAAGTAACATTTGGCCCGCTTAAGAAGTACCAAAAAGCTTGATCTTGGTTTCTTTTATGCAGGTTTAGTTTAAACATATGGATCGTTTTGGGCATGCACCTGAGCCAAAATCAACGCAATTGAAAGACATGTCGACAGAGGATGACCGCCTTTATAAGGGTGATTTGTATGATGTTGTtggtttcaaaaataatgcgCATGGGATAcagtttcaattaaatctgCTAACTTTATATGCATACAGGGCGCACATGATGTGTCACAATTACAGTTATAGACTGGCCACTGAAATGAAGAacgcttcaaagtttgatgaTATAGTGATCGGCCACAAAAGGATCAATGCTAGCAATGGGAAAAAGGGGGACGATTGGGTGTGGCATCTGATACAATGCAAACATAAGGAAAACATAAATCTTGATCCTTCATCTTCAAGAAAAACGTGCGAGAATATATTTAACGAATTATTTACATACTGGGAAGCCTTTTGTAGCATAAAATCAGATAAGGGATTTAAAAATGCCGATGTTGAGGTAATTTTATGTA
This genomic interval from Euwallacea fornicatus isolate EFF26 chromosome 24, ASM4011564v1, whole genome shotgun sequence contains the following:
- the LOC136346823 gene encoding G patch domain-containing protein 1 homolog, with translation MSESEEESEHFCFYGKPLEPYDEDTIPRKRPITVEEQIATDAQGRRRFHGAFTGGFSAGFFNTVGSLEGWLPGEFKSSRSAKTEKVTQKPEDFMDDEDMGQDGIAPQVVRATSDYSTSKKRKKQVFSDGPIPGEPVLHNILSSGNETIGYMLLKHLRIKDKKKSITDQKTYGCQMPSSDVFLQSTEDNQYEIPQLYKDFLMRPKDNTFGLGYTGLDKTRFSLFPNENKPQFKVTDRNNKKFSISGQAFGVGAFEDDDDDIYMKDDMKKYDFELASEKDVTKTSLDKSKLHLGMFERSKENPVLRNQIKFLPPTIPHSFTGKHKVKRSRFEPLPEEETPSTSKINPMVRAKYLGEDYEKEYTSSKPAVDHSIKKESTKKVTKVPNPSETSAATTSSVDVNSYLNDRFVSSSTNEDVGNILEVVEKTETMHGTSQMRDAVRMKMFGPLTRITSDWVPHTLLCKRFNVPEPFVDRPEKSRTRTKNIIFEYQKHMEQNSLQPGIKREETFNETSQEVNENIPEIPSNGNTIEEPSTEMKPDTEPPTSATPKDITEPIHLEKQQDLFKAVFMSDSESEQEDQVEKEDESAERQREDIRREEMKSTILSDQLIPKIKPLKEGVLSGINFHIFSKSDVKTTENNQGESKQAQVNDDPDLYGPKIPERLTAAPKTANVKVASGSEDEWIEKDERDSESREERKCKKGKKHKHKHKKKKHKKKLK
- the RfC3 gene encoding replication factor C subunit 5 is translated as MVSNDQKVNLPWVEKYRPRTLEDLVSHDDIINTVSKFIREDQVPHLLFYGPPGTGKTSTILACARQLYTPNQFSSMVLELNASDDRGIGIVRGQILTFASTRTIFKSRFKLIILDEADAMTMDAQNALRRIIEKYTENIRFCIICNYLSKIIPALQSRCTRFRFGPLAPEQIMPRLNYVIDEERVQISEDGKNALITLAKGDMRKVLNVLQSTWLAFKDVTEDTVYTCVGHPLRRDIENIVKWLLNDDIKTTYKNIQELKTLKGLALTDILTEVHNFVLRIEFPFETLIRLLDKMAEVEYRLSQGANENIQLTGLISSLQFAKHIKPPE